The window GAGGGATGTTAGTATGATGTTAAAACCTGTATGGATTTATCTTGAAAATGGCGTTTTCTTAGAAGCAAAAAGTTTTGGCTTTGAAGGTTCAAAAACAGGAGAGATCGTTTTTAATACCTCTATGAGCGGTTATCAAGAGATTATGAGTGATCCAAGTTATGCAGGACAATTCATTGTCTTTACGATGCCAGAAATTGGTATTGTAGGATGCAATGATGATGATATGGAGAGTAAAACCGTTCATGCAAGTGGTATGTTTGTACGAAGTTTGAACGAAATGCCTTCTAATTTTAGATCAACTGAATGCTTACCAACGTTTTTACAAAAACATGAGAGTATGGGCATCTGCGATATTGATACACGCTATTTAACAAAAATGATTCGAGATTCTGGTCCTAAAATGATGATCGCTTCTACTGAAATTAGTGATCCTGCAAAGCTTAAAGCTATGCTTACTGCTAGCCCTCGCATCGAAGACGTGAACTATATTGAAAAAGTTGGAACAACCAAATCTTATTTACATGTAAGCAGTGTGTGGAATGCTGATACACAGTCATATGAAAAAGCAACAAATAGCCTTGGCAAAAAAATTCTTGCGGTTGATTTTGGTATTAAGCGCAATATTCTTAATGAATTGTGTGCAACAGGTCTTGAAGTTGAGGTAATTCCTCACGATTTTAGTGCTGATGATATTATGAAACGTTATAAAAGCGGTGAAATTAGCGGACTCTTTTTATCCAATGGTCCAGGAGATCCTTTGATCCTTAAAAAAGAGGCAGCTCAAATTACCAAATTGATTGAAGCAAAAGTGCCTATGTTTGCTATCTGTTTAGGGCATCAATTACTTTCTATTGCTCATGGACATCCAACGTATAAGCTTAAATTTGGACAACATGGTGGTAACCATCCTGTCAAAAATACGAAAACAAATGTTGTTGAAATTACAGCACAAAATCATAACTATAATGTTCCTGAGTCTGTGTGCAGTATCGCCAAAGTGACGCATATCAACTTGTTTGACAATACCATCGAAGGCTTAGAGTACAATGATGCGCCGATCTTCTCTGTTCAACACCACCCAGAAGCAAGCCCAGGTCCACATGAGAGCAAATATATTTTTCAAGAGTTTGCCAACAGACTTTAACTAACGGAGCAATGCCATTAACGCCATCGACATTACAGCAATCATCAGTGTTGCGTTCTTAGGAAGTTTAGGGCATTGTATCGGTATGTGCGGAGGATTTGTCATGGCGTACAGTAGCGCTAAAATTGACACTTCCGCTTCTCCATCAAGACAATTTTTCGCTCATCTGACCTATAATT is drawn from Sulfurospirillum arsenophilum NBRC 109478 and contains these coding sequences:
- the carA gene encoding glutamine-hydrolyzing carbamoyl-phosphate synthase small subunit, with translation MMLKPVWIYLENGVFLEAKSFGFEGSKTGEIVFNTSMSGYQEIMSDPSYAGQFIVFTMPEIGIVGCNDDDMESKTVHASGMFVRSLNEMPSNFRSTECLPTFLQKHESMGICDIDTRYLTKMIRDSGPKMMIASTEISDPAKLKAMLTASPRIEDVNYIEKVGTTKSYLHVSSVWNADTQSYEKATNSLGKKILAVDFGIKRNILNELCATGLEVEVIPHDFSADDIMKRYKSGEISGLFLSNGPGDPLILKKEAAQITKLIEAKVPMFAICLGHQLLSIAHGHPTYKLKFGQHGGNHPVKNTKTNVVEITAQNHNYNVPESVCSIAKVTHINLFDNTIEGLEYNDAPIFSVQHHPEASPGPHESKYIFQEFANRL